From the genome of Mucilaginibacter paludis DSM 18603:
TTATTAGCAAACCAGCTTTAGCCCCAGCCCCGGCAAAAGAGCGGACTGAAGCTATTGTACGCCACGTACTTAAAGTGTATATTACTGATGTGGACGGCCAACTGCTGCCTTTTGCCAATATTACGGTAAAAGGATCAACACGGATGGTGGTACAGGCCAATCAGGATGGTTATGCTTATATACCGAGTATAAGTGATAAAGATGTATTGATTGTAAGTTTTGTTGGTTACACTACACAAGAAATTATAGTAGGGAGCCAGGAAACTATTCATGTTAAACTGGTGCGCGATCCGGCCAGTACACTTAAAGAAGTTTCTGTGATATCCAACGGTTATCAAACACTGCCCAAAGAACGCAGCACCGGAGCTTTTTCTACAGCTACAGCTAAAGACATTGAAAAAATACCGATTCCGAATATCGTACAGATACTGGAAGGCATGGTACCAGGTCTACAAGTAGCAGTTACCGCAGGCGACCGTACTTTTGACTACAACAATACACAGCAGGCGGTAAACGGCAACACACGTACAGTAGGCACCAACGATTACAACATGACTATCAGGGGTACAAGCACGCTGTCGGCTGAAAGTTTCCCATTGATTGTTGTTGATGGCGCCGTTAGTACCTTAGATCTTTCTACCATTAACCCCAACGATATAGACAATGTTACTTTTTTGAAAGATGCTGCCGCCGCTTCCATTTGGGGGATACGTGCCGCTAACGGAGTAATTGTGATCAATACCAAAAAAGGGATTAATAGTGCGGTACCCAAAATCAGTTTTTCTACCAATTTCTCTTTTTCAGGCAAGCCCGATTTAGGATATCTAAAAACCATGACATCGGCACAAACACTTAATTATGAAAAGGAACTGGTGGACCGGGGTTTTGTTACCGATTTAACCAACTCAACGTACTATAACGCTGCAGCTAATGTAAGAAGCCAAGGCAGTTTACTTGCCCTGCAATTAAAAGCGGGTACCATAACACAGGCGCAATATGATGCCCAGGTAGTGCAACTTAGCACTATTGATAACCGCTCGCAAATATCAAAATACTTACTTCAAAATGCACAAAGCCAGCAGTATAATTTTGCTGTGAGCGGCGGTAACGATTTTTCCAATTATTATTATTCGGCGTCATACAGCAAAGAGCTTCCCAACACCATAGGCAATTCGGCAAAGCGTTTAACCCTTAACCTTACTCATAACTGGAAACTGTTTAAAGTAGCAGACTTGTCTGTAAATATCAAGGGATCATCTTTTAAATATGTTAATGATGGTATTGCATTATCCTCGTTATGTACCGCATCTCAGTCTACATTAATGCCTTACAGCTTACTTAAAGATGCAAATGGCAATAATCTGTCTTATGACTTTGCTGTGCCGTCATCCTACACAGCTACACTTTCATCCGCACGGCCAAACTGGCAGTACAGTTACTTAAATGAGCAGAACAATAATGACAATACACAAAAAGATAATGACTATACTGCCACAGTTAACTTAAGAATCCCTGTTTTTAAAGGACTAAACGCATCGGGCTTATATTCTACCGAGCGTACCTTTAGCACAACCCGAACATTTTATAACCAAGATAGTTATTACTATCGTAACTTTATTAACTACTATACCGCACCTACAGCGTCTGTTAACAGTATAGGCATTACCAACGGTGGGATATTGAACCTGGTTAATACCAACAACAATAACTATACAGTTAGGGGGCAGTTGGATTATAGTAACACTTTTGCCCAGGTACACCAGGTTACTGCTTTAGCAGGTACGGAAATAAGAGAAACGCAATTAGGCCAGGGTACTGAAACACTTTACGGCTACAACCTGTCTTCCGGCTTAAGTACCGGTGTAAATGCAGGTAACACATCGGCAACCAATGTAGGCTATGCTACCGTAACAGGCAATACTTTTAATTTAGCTTCGCCAACTTCACAGGCAGATAAGACCCGCCGTTACTTATCCTACTACGGCAACGCGGCTTACACCTATAATAACAAGTACGTTTTAACCGGTAGCGTGCGCTATGACGATTATAATAACTTTGGTTTAGACAGGCAATACCGCGCCACACCGGCATGGTCGGCAGGAGCTAAATGGAACCTGAGCGATGAAGCGTTCATGAAACAATTTACCTGGATTGACCATTTGGCGCTCAGGGCTACTTATGGCATCAACGGCAATATCTCAACCACCGTCTATCCGTTTACCTATATCTCGATAGGTACCGACGGCACCACCGGGCTGCCAAATTCAAGCATCTTGTACACTGCCAACCCTCAGCTTAAATGGGAAAAAACCTATGTAACAAACCTGGCAGCCGACTTTTCTTTTCTGAACAGCCGTATTAGCGGGTCGGTAGATTATTATAAAAAGAATAGCAAAGATATTCTGGCTTCTTTTGCAATAAACAACACCTACACAGGTAATATCAACAGTGGTGTTATTGTACAGAATTCAAGCCACATTACCGGTAAAGGCGTTGACCTGAGCTTAAACGGCATTGCATATAATACTAAAGATTGGAGATGGAATCTTGGTGGCACATTTTCATACAATACCAACCAGTTAGAAGATGAGCGCTATACCAAACAATATACCAGTTCTGCTTTTGCCACTACCAGTTATTACGCAAATCCATCAGCATTGGCTTACCTGTCCGGATACCCTACCGATAAGATCATGGTATTCAGGAACGCGGGGCTTGATGCTAACGGCTTAACGCAGGTATACGCCGAAGATGGCAGTATTATTAAGGCAACAACAGCAGCCATACCCACATTAGGCGCTTTAAAATACGCTGGACGCAGGGTGGCACCCTATTACGGTAGCTGGAATACATCAGTAAGGTATAAAGATTTTACTTTATTTGCTTTGACCACTTACCAGTTCGGTAACGTTTTTCTGAAACCAAGTATTGGCACTTACAGCACCAACATTAACCAGGTAAAATACGATCTGAGTGCCGATATAGCTAACAGGTGGCAAAAACCAGGTGATGAAGCTACCACCAACGTTCCGGGATTGAACGGAACTTCAACGGCTGTTAACGCCAGTTTAGTACGTTACCAATACTCGGACATTAATGTTTTAAAAGGTGATTATATCCGTTTACGCGAAGTTTCGTTAAGCTACCAGTTACCAACCGCTTTGACCAATAAGGTGATGATCAAAAACGCTAAGTTAGGCTTTGCAGTGCGCAACCTGGGTTTACTATGGACGGCTAACAAACAAGGCTACGACCCGGATTTTGTTAACTCCCTGGACAGAACCTATAGCTTGCCCGCAACTCCCTCTTACATTCTTTCATTAAATGTTAACTTATAACCAAAGGCCTACAATGAGATCATTACATAAAATTTTCAGTATGGCGATGACAGGTATTTTGCTTACCGGTTGCCAAAAGTATGTAGATATTAAAACCCAGGGACAACTTACTCCCGGCGATATTACCAATTACCGCTATTTGCTTAATAATACGTCTGCTTACGAGGGTGGACCGCGGATGAGCGATCTGGCCTCAGACGATGCGGGTATAGTAGATGGCAGCACGCAACAACTGGCCCTGGCAGCCAGCGTATCTTATGCGTGGTTTGCCAATAGCTATACCTGGCAAGCTGCATACCCGGTAACTACAAGTGCTTTTACCGATTACGAGTGGAACGCCATGTATAATACAATTGCTTATTGCAATACCGTTACAACAGAAGTACCTACCAGCACCGGTGGTACTGATGCCGATAAAGCTGAGTTGATAGCCGAAGCCCTGGTACATCGTTCCGATGCTTATTTAATGCTGGTTAATACCTATGCTAAGCCTTACAATGCGGCTACCGCGGCATCAGACCCGGGTGTACCGTTGCTTACCCAGGAAACTACCGTACAGTCGCTGGTGCGTACGCCCGTACAAACGGTATATAACCAAATCATAACCGACCTGAAGAAAGCTTTACCGGCATTGCCGGCAACACAAGCCTATAATACCCTTCCGTCAAAGGCATCCGCCTATGGTGAACTGGCCAGGTGTTATCTGTATATGAATGATTATACCAACGCATCCAAATATGCCGATAGCACGCTTGCGCTCAAATCTACTTTGAATGATCTGGGGCCGCTTACCGTAGTAAACACCACTACCTACCCATTAAGAAAGTTTGACCCTGAAGTATTATTGTCAAAAGTACCGTACGGCGGAGTTCCCTTTGCGCCAACTGTGATCCGCCTGAGCGACGACCTGTTAACCCTTTTAGGCACTAAGGATCAGCGCTACAATTTATTTACCTGCCTGCCCAGCGTGATGACTTCATCGTACACGGCGGCAGGTGGTCGTTTCTTTTATAAGGATAAGGCGCTTAGCGAAGCACGTAACATAGGCCCTTCGGTACCCGAGATGATGCTGATCAAAGCAGAAGCTTATGCCCGCGCCGGTGATGCCAACAACGCCATGCTTTGGGTGAACAATTTGAGAAAAAAACGTTTTAAGGCCGCAGACTATGCCGACCTGACTGCCACCAGCGCCAACGATGCCCTTGTAAAAGTGATAGACGAGCGCCACCGCGAATTCTTTTGCCGCATGCTGCGCTGGTGGGATATGCGCCGGTTAAAAAGCGATCCGCAGTTCCAAAAAACTTATACACGTACCTTTGCGGGCGTAACCTACACACTTGAACCTACAAGCAACAAATACACTTTCCAGATAGCCGGTTACCTGATCGGGCTTAATCCGGAGATCGTACAAAACCCTTAAAAATTGGTCAGTTAATTATTCCCGGCTTGTTGGCAAAAAACAAGTCGGGATAATTTTAAGCTGGTAAATACTCGCTTTAAACATACCGAACATCCTCCCCATTATGAATAGCATTAAATTAGGCTTGCTGGGCGTTGCATTAGCTGCCACTTCAACCCTTCGCGCGCAATCAA
Proteins encoded in this window:
- a CDS encoding SusC/RagA family TonB-linked outer membrane protein produces the protein MNFSAQSAEGNSWRVRHAQIALFLSPYVIRQIMRISLCTAILVITTLHLLLATSVSGQKVADVSVTISLENESFESAIKKIESATKFRFIYRDQDLKTFSKLNLPAEKRTVAQTLDLLFKNSAYTYKQLNNSIMIISKPALAPAPAKERTEAIVRHVLKVYITDVDGQLLPFANITVKGSTRMVVQANQDGYAYIPSISDKDVLIVSFVGYTTQEIIVGSQETIHVKLVRDPASTLKEVSVISNGYQTLPKERSTGAFSTATAKDIEKIPIPNIVQILEGMVPGLQVAVTAGDRTFDYNNTQQAVNGNTRTVGTNDYNMTIRGTSTLSAESFPLIVVDGAVSTLDLSTINPNDIDNVTFLKDAAAASIWGIRAANGVIVINTKKGINSAVPKISFSTNFSFSGKPDLGYLKTMTSAQTLNYEKELVDRGFVTDLTNSTYYNAAANVRSQGSLLALQLKAGTITQAQYDAQVVQLSTIDNRSQISKYLLQNAQSQQYNFAVSGGNDFSNYYYSASYSKELPNTIGNSAKRLTLNLTHNWKLFKVADLSVNIKGSSFKYVNDGIALSSLCTASQSTLMPYSLLKDANGNNLSYDFAVPSSYTATLSSARPNWQYSYLNEQNNNDNTQKDNDYTATVNLRIPVFKGLNASGLYSTERTFSTTRTFYNQDSYYYRNFINYYTAPTASVNSIGITNGGILNLVNTNNNNYTVRGQLDYSNTFAQVHQVTALAGTEIRETQLGQGTETLYGYNLSSGLSTGVNAGNTSATNVGYATVTGNTFNLASPTSQADKTRRYLSYYGNAAYTYNNKYVLTGSVRYDDYNNFGLDRQYRATPAWSAGAKWNLSDEAFMKQFTWIDHLALRATYGINGNISTTVYPFTYISIGTDGTTGLPNSSILYTANPQLKWEKTYVTNLAADFSFLNSRISGSVDYYKKNSKDILASFAINNTYTGNINSGVIVQNSSHITGKGVDLSLNGIAYNTKDWRWNLGGTFSYNTNQLEDERYTKQYTSSAFATTSYYANPSALAYLSGYPTDKIMVFRNAGLDANGLTQVYAEDGSIIKATTAAIPTLGALKYAGRRVAPYYGSWNTSVRYKDFTLFALTTYQFGNVFLKPSIGTYSTNINQVKYDLSADIANRWQKPGDEATTNVPGLNGTSTAVNASLVRYQYSDINVLKGDYIRLREVSLSYQLPTALTNKVMIKNAKLGFAVRNLGLLWTANKQGYDPDFVNSLDRTYSLPATPSYILSLNVNL
- a CDS encoding RagB/SusD family nutrient uptake outer membrane protein, with translation MRSLHKIFSMAMTGILLTGCQKYVDIKTQGQLTPGDITNYRYLLNNTSAYEGGPRMSDLASDDAGIVDGSTQQLALAASVSYAWFANSYTWQAAYPVTTSAFTDYEWNAMYNTIAYCNTVTTEVPTSTGGTDADKAELIAEALVHRSDAYLMLVNTYAKPYNAATAASDPGVPLLTQETTVQSLVRTPVQTVYNQIITDLKKALPALPATQAYNTLPSKASAYGELARCYLYMNDYTNASKYADSTLALKSTLNDLGPLTVVNTTTYPLRKFDPEVLLSKVPYGGVPFAPTVIRLSDDLLTLLGTKDQRYNLFTCLPSVMTSSYTAAGGRFFYKDKALSEARNIGPSVPEMMLIKAEAYARAGDANNAMLWVNNLRKKRFKAADYADLTATSANDALVKVIDERHREFFCRMLRWWDMRRLKSDPQFQKTYTRTFAGVTYTLEPTSNKYTFQIAGYLIGLNPEIVQNP